Within the Enterococcus hirae ATCC 9790 genome, the region AAGTAGAGCTGACTCAGATTCATCTTTATCCTAAAAATGCTGGGTATTTTCGACAACCGTATTTTTACAAATATGGCAAAGAAGAAGACAGTGAGCAGACCGAACCTCTCGAAGGTGTGATTTTTTCCCTGTTTCGTTATAACGAAGCTGGGGAAAAAATCTATTTAGCACAAAATCAGGAGGCGTTAGGGGATGTGTGGAAACAAAGTGATGATCCCTTAAATGATGAAGCAATCGCAACCTTCATCTCTGATGCTGCAGGGCGTGTCAAGATAGCAGACCATTTTTTGATCGGTGGTGAATACTATTTTGAAGAATTGCAAACTCTTCCGGGGTATGAGATCAGTGAAGAAAATCGGCAGATTCCATTATTTATCCCAAATACTTGGAAAAATGAATCAGGTGAGTTTTTATTCATGACCCTTAATGAACAAAAAATGTCGGAACCTTTTTCTGATGAACAGGACGAATCGGTAGAGAAAGGACCTAGAATCTATAATATTTCACGAGCAGGAGAGTCTCAAAAGGACGATGATCTGCCAACAGATGATGGGAGTGGACAAGGAGGGACAGCGACAGGGACGGAACAGCTATTTAATCGTCTGTTACCACGTACTGCAGAAATGAGACAAGCGCTAGCTATTTTAGGCATTGCGTTGTTATTACTGGCTTACTTGTTAAGGAAGTACATGAACAAAACTAGGAGGGAAGAAGATGACTGAAAGTAAAAAGAATAAATTCAGGATATTCGTGATGCTTGCTACGTTGTTGTTTTCGGCATTCAGTCTTTTAGGAATGAGTCTTCCAGTAGCAGCAGCCCCAGAGCATGTGAATGTCACGCTTCATAAACGTGTTTGGCAGGATGAGATCCCGAAAGAAGCTTATCAACAAAATACTGGTGAACTAATGGAAAACTTTGGCGGTGATCCGTTAGACGGAGTGACATTTTCTGTCTATGATGTCACAGAACAATATTTTCGTTCTATCAGAGAGGATGGGAAAACAGCACGAGAAGCCTTGGAAAGAATCCAGTCTGATGCGGCTCTATATAAAAGAGCCCCTGATTATGCCAGTGGCCCTTCGCAGACTCAAGTGACAGCAACAGCAAGTGGCGAGACCGATCCAAACAGACAGGGGATTGCGGTCTTTGACCAATTACCTCGAAAAGATGCCCAAGGTAGAGATGCTGTTTATCTCTTTGTCGAAGAAGAATCACCAGCGAATATATATGAAATGGCATACCCACTACTTTTGGCTTTGCCAGTCTATGCTGGTGATGGAGAACTAACAGAGATCCACCTCTATCCTAAAAATATTTTGAAAGAACATTCGAAAACTTTAGTAGATAGCGGTCGGTTTAATGAAGTAACAATCACTCAAGAGGGGAATCAAGTAACCTACTATGATGTTGGAACAGATGACATCTTAAATTATCTGTTGACGGTTGCTGTTCCCCGTGACTTAGGTAACAAAGCATTTTTCGAAATCACGGATACACCAACTAATGGGTTGCGACTAACGACCCCTGATTCAATCGAAGTATTGATTGATGGTGTAGCGGTACCTAGTAGTTATTTTACGATTGATACAGCTACTCCGAATGGTGGGTTTACGATTACTTTCCACATTGACAATGAGGAAGTGGTTGAATTATTACAAGGAAAAACGCTCACGATTTCTTATGACATGTCGCTCACGGGTGATGCAATCACTCAACTATCTGATAATACCGCCACAATCGATTTTGGCTCGGATCCTACGATCTTAGATGGACCAAAAGTCAAGACGAATGAGCATCAATTTAGAAAGATCAATAGTCATGATGGTAATCCATTAAGTGGGGCGGTCTTTCGGATTTTTAAAGATTCTGATGGTCAAGTATTGTACGCACGTCTGAATGAAGAGAATGTCTTGATTGGTTGGGATGATGTCGGGACAGAAATAACCTCAGGACCAGATGGCTATTTTGATATTCGGGGCTTTAAAGCGGGAACCTACACGTTGGAAGAGGTGACGGCTCCAAGTGGTTACGTCATTTTAGATCCTTATACCACTTTTGAAATTGATTCAACTGCTTCAGAGACACTTTTAGTCACGATTGAAAACCAACCTCAAGGGCTTTTACCGGAAACCGGTGGTATGGGTATCTATATTTTCCTGCTGATCGGGGGACTGATTCTCTTAGCAGCTTATGTGGTGTACCGACAAACGAAAAAAAGCCAATGTAAACAGGTTTTGAAGGAGGGAATATCCAATGTCCCAAAAACAGCGACCAAAAAAGTGGCTTCGGATCGTGATGTATCTCCTTTTTTTAACAGGTGGGTTAATTGCGAGTTATCCTTTTTATGTCAATGCCTTCAACCAACTCGTTGATCATTATCGCATCAATGAGTCTCAAAAAACAAAAGCAGAACAGCAACAGGCACGAGAAAGAGCCAAAAAGTATAATCAAGAACTAGCAGAAAGAGGCATGGGAGCGATCACGCTCCCAACCTATACTGGTCGGAAAGAAGCGGACCTCGCTAATTATTTAGCGAATCACTTGATTGGTTCGATCCAAATCCCTAAGATTAGGGTCAGTGTTCCGTTGTTTGACCATGCAAGCCCGACGATTCTCCAATATGGTGCTGGTGTTTTGGAAGGGACGTCCTACCCTACTGGTGGTAAAAATAACCATAGTGTGATCTCAGCCCATAGTGGGATTCCTGAAAGAAAACTTTTTACGGATCTTGATCAACTGGAGTTGGAAGATATTTTCATTATCACCTATGCAGAAGAAAAGTTGGCCTATGAAGTGAATGACATCACTATTGTGTCACCTGATGATGTTAGCTCTCTAAAAATTTATCCAGAGGAAGATCTCGTGACTTTAGTTACCTGTACACCGTATATGATCAATTCCCATCGATTATTAGTCAGAGGACATCGAGTGCCTTATACAGAAGAACTAGCCCAAAAAGAAGCCGACGCAGAACAAAGACAATGGTGGCTCAATCTCATGATCTTACTCATTTTATTGCTCTTTGTAGGAAGTCTATCCCTGTTCATTCTGCGAGTCATACGTGAAAAACCAATAGAATAGAAAAAGAGATGCTTGTTTACTTGCAGAAACCCAAAATGATAAAAAGTCCATAACCATAGAAAGCTTAGTGAAAACTTTCTAGTTATGGGCTTGTTTATATTCGTCAATTAACAAAACTGTCCAAAAAACATTGATGAGCCATAAAGAAGCGAATGGAGTAATTGAACAAAGCCAATTATTTCAACATTTTTTCTTCTCCACACAATACAAAATCGGTGGATTGTTTTTTTGATTAATAAATTGATAGTTTAAAACATTATACTGATCTTGAGGGAGCCTTTGACAAAACTGTTGTACCATATCCAGTTCTGATTTCCCACCTTCATGACCATAGTAGACGACGATAATCATGCGTCCTCGAGGGGCTAAACGTTTCAGTATCTCTTCCATTGCGATTTTCGTTGTTTCAGGTAAAGTGATGATTGCTTTATCACTCTTAGGAAGATAACCTAGATTGAAAATCCCTGCTTTGATTGGTTGCTCTGGAGCCACAACATTCCCCAGTGTCTCATGACCTTGTAAATAAAGAGAGACTCGATCGGTCAATGCTTGTTCAGCGAGTTTTTCTTTCGTGGATTGCAAGGCAGCAGGTTGGATATCAAAACTGTAAACATGTCCGGTCTTCCCGACCAATTCAGCCATAAAAAGCGTATCGTAGCCATTACCCATGGTGGCATCAATAGCATGGTCACCTGGTTGCAGGATTTCTGTTAATAACGTATGGCTAAAGTGTAAAGCAGTTTGTAACATTAGCAACGCACTCCTTTACGAACATCAAATTTTCCTTGATAACTATTGCGACGAACCAATTCTTCATCTATCGCATTCAAGACTTCCCACTTTTTCAAACTCCACATTGGTCCGATCAACGAATCCCAAGGGGCATCACCGGTAAGCCGATGGATAATGATTTCTTGAGGGATCATTTCCAATTGATCACAAATCACATTGACATAATCAGGACGGGTCATCAGTTGCAAACGACCTTCATGGTAATCACGAAGCATCCTTGTTTTGCGCATCAAGTGCATTAAGTGAAGCTTGATTCCTTGGATATCTGAATCAAGGATCGTACGTCGGACATTTTCACGCATCATTTCTAATGTTTCACCAGGTAAACCGTTGATTAAGTGAGTGCAGACACGAATGCCATGTTTTCGTAATTTATTCACACCATCAAGGTAAGTTTGGTAGTCATGTGCGCGATTGATCAGTGTAGAGGTTTCTTCAAAAGTCGTTTGTAATCCTAATTCGACCCACAGATAAAGCCGTTCATTTAGTTCTGCGAGATAATCCACGACCGCATCTGGTAAGCAGTCTGGGCGAGTACCAATCGACAACCCGACAACACCAGGAAGGTTGATCACTTGTTCAAAACGCTCGCGAATGATTTCTACAGGTGCATGAGTATTCGTGAAATTTTGGAAATAAACGATATATTGGGTTACCCCTGGCCATTTTTGATGCATCATATCGATTTCTTTATGGAACTGAATAGGTAATGGGTCTTCGGGAGCGACGATCATATCACCTGATCCAGAAACACTACAAAAAGTACAGCCCCCGTGAGCCACTGTACCATCACGATTGGGGCAGTCAAATCCTCCATCGATTGGCACTTTGAAAATTTTCCCGCCAAATTCATTTCTTAACGCATAATTCCATGAGTGGTAGCGTTTATTTCCATCTGAATATGTAAATTCCATTGTTATCCTTCTTTCTTAATGGTGCTAAATTCATCACTTTCTTCTACTCGTATTGAACGATTCAGATCATTATACCTGATGAATGACGCAAAATCTAAGCACTTTATAACGAGAATCGTTCTTAGAATCAAGTAAAGAGACAGATTAACTAATCATCAAAGAAAAAAGTTAACTGTCTCTCCACAATTTTTTATTGATTTGGATGATTTGTAACAAAAGTTCTCACTAAAAAATACTTGTGTGAGATCAAGACGTTTTCTGCGTGTTTAGCCATTTTTCTTTTTGGGTTCGATAAATTGGATACGTGAAGCATAACCACGAGAGGCTAAGTAAAAAGCCACCTAGAATATCACTTGGAAAATGAACGCCTAAATAAATACGGCTAATCCCAACACTTACTATAATAAACGCTAGAAGTATTTGAATCAATGGACGAAAGACCTTTTTTTGAATAATGACAGGAATTAGAAAAATCAGTGTACCATATAAAATCATACTACCAGCTGCATGACCACTAGGAAAACTGTAACTGTGCTCTACCACAAGGTGTTCAAGGGTTGGGCGAACGCGCATCACGAATAGTTTGATCACAGGATTGATGATCCCAGCAATGGCAATAAAATTAACCGCTAACCAAATCATTTCAGGTCTTTTTTTCTTCCACCATAACAAAAATGAAACCAGCAAGAAGACTAAGATGACCGTGAGTGGATTGCCAAATTTTGTCATAAACAGCTGATAAGCATTCCAATGGGGGTAGGGAGCGCGGATCATTTCTGTTATTGATTGATCAAATCCCGCCAGTAAAGAAATACGGTATTTGACAATGTAGCCTAAGACTAAAAAGAGCAGTAAAAAACAAGCTCCAGCTACATGAAAAGTTGTACGTTGCTTCATAAATATCCTCCTTTTCAACAATGACTCATTATAGCATTATTCGCTCTATAAATAATATCCATAATTATTTATAGAATCGAGCACTTAATCAAAAAATAAAAAAGGTATTTTATTTGTAAATCACTTTGTAATCTCCTAGACATTTTCAAGTAATATAACTGACATACTTTGACTGGGAAAGTTTAAATCGATTATTTGTTAAAAGTCGTTAAAATCAAGCGGGGAAAGGTGCTATTTTTTTCTCAGTGTTGAACATTACGAAAGGTTACAGTCTGATTACAATAAGCAGTCACACACTTAAATAACTTTTAATAAAGATTAAGAGAAGTTATAATTATTATAATAGTATAGAAATTGTAGATAGAAGTTGGAGGATAGAAGATGGAAAACATTGCAAGAAAAGAACGTAGACGTTTAAATGAAACCAAACGTTTTCGTAAAGTAAAACGTAGTGCTGCACTTGTCGGTACGGCGATGGTCGGCTGTTCTGTGGCAGCGCCATTGATTCAGCCTGTACAAGTAGATGCTGATCAAACCCCCACACAATTCGGTGCCAGAATCAATACAGCAGCGTTTATTGCTGAGATTGCTACGTATGCACAACCAATTGCTCAAGCCAACGATTTATATGCCTCAGTCATGATTGCTCAAGCAGTCGTCGAAAGTGGTTGGGGAAGTAGTGCCTTGTCACAAGCACCTTACTATAATCTATTTGGGATTAAAGGAAGTTATCAAGGTCAAACTGTTTATATGGATACACTCGAATATCTTAACAATAAATGGGTATCTAAAAAAGAACCTTTCCGTCAGTACCCTTCTTTTGCAGAGTCATTTAATGACAATGCCTATGTTTTAAGAAATACCTCTTTTGGTAATGGCTATTATTATGCAGGTACTTGGAAAAGCAATACTAAATCTTATACTGATGCTACTGCTTGTTTGACAGGTCGTTATGCAACTGATCCAGGGTATGCTGGAAAACTAAACAATATTATTACAACCTATGGATTGACCAAATACGATACACCAGCTAGCGGCAACGCTGGAGGCGGTGTAACGATTGGAAATGGCGGGAATACGGGAAATACATCCAATTCTGGAAGTACTAGTGGGAACTCAGGCGGTTCTGCAACTACGACTGGTACGACTTATACCGTCAAATCAGGAGACTCCGTTTGGGGAATCTCTCATTCATTTGGAATCACGATGGCGCAGTTAATCGAATGGAATAATATCAAAAATAATTTTATCTATCCAGGACAAAAATTAACGATCAAAGGTGGCCAATCTGCAGGTTCTTCAACCACTAACACTGGTAATAATGCTTCTTCTGGAAATACTTCTGGCAACACGAATACGTCTGGCAGTACGGGACAAGCAACTGGTGCAAAATATACGGTTAAATCAGGCGATTCTGTTTGGAAAATTGCGAATGATCATGGGATTTCGATGAACCAACTGATCGAATGGAATAACATCAAGAATAACTTTGTTTATCCAGGTCAACAGTTGGTTGTTTCAAAAGGTAGTTCTTCAGCAAGCGGTTCTACTTCTAATACATCGACAGGTAATACATCTAGTAATACGGCAAATACAGGAAGTACTACTTCTGGAAGTACTTATACTGTCAAAGCAGGCGAATCGGTTTGGAGTGTTTCGAATAAATTTGGAATTTCCATGAACCAACTGATTCAATGGAACAATATTAAAAATAATTTTATTTACCCAGGGCAAAAATTGATTGTCAAAGGTGGTTCATCTTCAAGTAATGCGTCCACTTCGACAGCTAATAACAAGAACACCGCATCAAGCAATACCAGCTCAACTGCGACAGGGCAAGCGACTTATACTGTCAAGGCAGGCGAATCAGTATGGGGTGTTGCAAATAAAAATGGGATTTCCATGAACCAGTTGATTGAATGGAACAATATTAAGAATAACTTCATTTATCCAGGACAGAAATTGATCGTCAAAGGTGGAAGCAGTAAAGCAAGCGCAACAGCAACAATCAAACCAACAGCTTCAACGCCAGCTTCTACAACTCCAACGGCTTCTTCAACGGGTGATACGAAGTATACTGTCAAAGCAGGCGAATCGGTGTGGGGCGTTGCCAATAAACACCATATTACGATGGATCAGTTGATTGAATGGAACAACATCAAAAACAATTTTATTTATCCAGGACAAGAAGTCATCGTTAAAAAAGGCACTGCACAATCAACGCCAGCGAAATCAGATGAAAAAACCTATACCGTCAAAGCAGGCGAATCAGTATGGGGCGTTGCCGATAGTCATGGAATCACCATGAATCAATTGATCGAATGGAATAATATCAAGAATAACTTTATTTATCCGGGACAACAGTTGATCGTCAAAAAATAAGTAATGACACATGGCAGGAAATCAGTAAATGTGTGAAATAATATTTGAACTTGTAGCATTTATTTGTTACTATGAATCTACACTTTTGAGTAAATAAAAATCAACGCCTGAAAAGGAAGTAGTAAAAAGTCGAAAGTTTTAGAGAGCACATGGTTGGTGGAAATGTGTACGGACGCTTTTGAACTCGCCTTTGAGTTGCGCCTACTGAAATCACAAACAGAGTAAGTAGGAGCGGTGACGACCGTTACAACGTTTGAGGCCTTTGTGAAAAGGCAAAATTAGGTGGTACCACGTAGATTACGTCCTATAAAAAGAGCAATCTTTTTATAGGACTTTTTTGTTTTCTTCAGATGAAAAAAACAAAAAGGTGAGGCTAGACTTCACTAAACTTCGACAGATTGATGTGGAAGTACAAATAGATCAGGGGGATAGAAAATGAGTTATAACCATAAAGAAATCGAAAAGAAATGGCAAAAATACTGGGCAAAAAACAATACCTTCAATACCCATGATGATCCTGAAAAACCAAAGTTCTATGCGATGGATATGTTTCCATACCCATCAGGTCAAGGATTGCATGTTGGACATCCGGAAGGCTATACAGCAACAGATATCTTATCTCGTTTTAAACGCAGTCAAGGATTCAATGTCTTGCATCCGATGGGATGGGATGCGTTCGGACTACCAGCCGAACAGTACGCATTAGATACAGGAAATGATCCAGCTGAATTTACACAAAAAAACATTGAAACATTTCGTCGTCAAATCAATTCTTTAGGGTTTAGTTATGACTGGAATCGTGAAGTCAACACAACTGATCCAGAATATTACAAATGGACACAATGGATCTTTACAAAATTATACGAAAAAGGTTTGGCATATGAAGCAGAAGTAGCAGTTAACTGGGTACCTGAACTTGGTACGGTGATCTCTAATGAAGAAGTGATCGATGGAAAAAGTGAACGTGGCGGCTACGATGTCGTCCGCAAACCAATGCGTCAGTGGATGCTGAAGATCACTGCATACGCAGATCGTTTACTTGATGATCTTGATTTAGTAGATTGGCCAGATAGCATCAAAGAAATGCAACGCAACTGGATCGGTCGTTCAGTAGGAGCAAATGTTGAATTTAAAGTTGCTGGAACAGATAAAACGTACACGATTTTTACCACACGACCAGATACACTGTTTGGCGCAACGTACTCTGTTTTAGCTCCTGAATTAGACTTGGTGCAAGAAATCACGACGCCAGAACAAAAAGCAGCAGTTGAAGCATACATCGAAGAGACAGCTAAAAAATCAGATTTGAAACGTACAGATCTAGCAAAAGAAAAAACGGGTGTCTTTACTGGAGCTTATGCAATCAATCCAGTTAATGGAAAAGAGATCCCGATCTGGATCGCTGACTATGTGTTAGCTTCTTATGGTACTGGAGCAATCATGGCTGTACCTGCTCACGATGAACGTGATTATGAATTTGCAAAAACCTTTGATTTAGAAATTCTTCCCGTGATCGAAGGAGGAAATATTGAAGAGGCTGCTTATACGGAAGATGGTCCTCATATCAACTCTGAATTTTTGAATGGCATGAATAAAGCAGAAGCCATTGCTAAAATGAATGAATGGTTAGAAGAAAATAGTTGTGGGAAAAAAGAGGTCAGCTATCGTTTACGTGACTGGTTATTCTCACGTCAACGTTACTGGGGGGAACCAATTCCGATCATTCATTGGGAAGATGGTACAGTCACAGCTTTACCAGAAGAAGAGCTGCCATTACGTTTGCCTAAAACGACTAATATCAAACCAAGTGGAACAGGAGAATCGCCACTGGCTAACATCGAAGAATGGGTGAATGTTGTCGATCCTGTGACTGGCAAAAAAGGTCGCCGTGAAACCAATACGATGCCACAATGGGCTGGAAGTTCTTGGTATTATTTACGTTATATCGATCCACATAATAAAACAGAATTAGCGAACTATGAGAAATTAGAACGCTGGTTGCCAGTAGACATCTACATTGGGGGAGCAGAACATGCCGTTCTTCACTTGCTGTACGCTCGTTTCTGGCACAAATTCTTATATGATATCGGTGTTGTACCTACAAAGGAACCATTCCAAAAATTATACAACCAAGGAATGATCTTGGGAGAAAACAACGAAAAAATGTCTAAATCACGTGGCAATGTCGTTAATCCAGATGATGTCGTGGCCAAATATGGCGCAGATACATTACGATTATATGAAATGTTTATGGGACCATTAGACGCATCGATTGCTTGGAGTGAAAATGGACTAGAAGGAAGCCGCAAATTCTTAGATCGTGTTTGGCGTTTGATCGTGGATGAAAACAATAAGATGCGTGATCGAATCACCACTTTAAATGATGGGAAATTAGATAAAGTGTATCATCAAACCGTCAAAAAAGTTACGGAAGATTACGAAAATCTTCACTTCAATACAGCCATCTCTCAATTAATGGTGTTTGTCAATGAAGCGTATAAAGTGGATGCACTACCTTATGAATATATCGAAGGATTTGTTCAATTGTTGGCACCGATCGCACCACACATGGGTGAAGAACTATGGGCAATCTTAGGAAATGAGGAAGGGATTTCTTATGCAGCTTGGCCAACTTATGATGAGTCAGCTTTAGTCGAAGATGAAATCGAAGTTGTCTTCCAAATCAATGGTAAGGTCCGAGGAAAAGCTAATGTTTCACGTGACTTACCAAAAGATGAACTTGAAAAAATAGCGATGAACAATGAAACGATCAAAGAAAACATTGCTGGCAAAACTGTTCGTAAAGTGATCGTTGTACCAAATAAATTAGTAAATATCGTGGCTAATTAAAAGCAGGAACAAGTGAATTATAAGAGATTGTTGAAGGAGCTTTCGATGAAACCCAGAGCCACTTTCAGAATGAAGAACAGATCATTAAAAACAATTTTGGCTGTTTCAGTATTTTAAGATGTTTTATAAGTCGCAATCAGTTCAGCAAGTTTATAACTGAATAAACAAAAAAGAGATTATGACAAAAGTGTCTAGCTCTGAGAAATAAGCCGGAAAAGAGGTTGAGCCATGTGTTGGCTCAACCTCTTTCTTCGGCTTATTTTCCGTTAGAGCTTGAAACACCGTGGATAAGATCGTGAAAGAGGCGGATAGCTCCGAGCAGATGCTTAAATACTATTTATTTGTCTTGGGTCGCTTCCTCTCAAACTCTTTTATAGAAAAATAAAGTGAAGAGAAACTAAAACAAAGAAAATATCAATTGAAGAGTTAGAAACATTCACCGAGTGGAAGTTTGCTGACGTTTTTTTTTGTGAATGACTATCCAAGATGAACAGTTATTTTTTGTTAGTTACAGAAGTGAAAAAAACAAAAAGTGTTTTATTAAAATTGCTTATGTCTCACAATATTTGCATCGTGATAACTTTTGAACGTAAACAAATGACACATTTTTTTAAAACATTGTTATTTTTATTTAGTTGGCATGTTTTCTTTTTTTTAATACCAAGCTATAGTATTACGCTATTTTGTTTTTTTTATTTTAGAAAAATGACAGGCCGATGAAACAACCACAAATCTGTTAAAAATTACCATTCTATCGGTAAAAAAAGGTTTTGTTCTAAGTGGATAATCGTAGATAATTTTAGTGTAGGTGTTTCATATGTTTTTGGAGGTGAGTATACGTAAGATTAAAATGAAAAATTTTTCTTTACATAGTGATTTTTGTTATGTTAATAGTCAAATAAACTATCATCTCATGAGCAAAAAAGTAACCTTTTACAAATATTAGGAACGTTCACACTAGGAATGTTCATAAGAAATAATAAAAATTTTGTTTATTTAATCTTTCCTTTTAGAGAATTTGAGCAAGGAAAAAGAGTGAGTGTATTAGTAAGAGAGGAGGACAGAAAATTTGAAAAGCAAGCATTTGCGAACGATAACAACCTCTTTGTTGTTGTTCCAAAATTGTCTTTATCCATTAACCGTTTTTGCTGAGGAAGCACCACCAGAACTAGATACGGAGTTTGTACAGGATTTACAAAATCAAGGGGAACAACCAGTGATGCAAGAACCTGTTTCACCTGAAACAGCTGCAAACGACTCAACAGAAGAGTCAATCGAGGTAGAAGAGCCAGTAGAAGAAAATACAGAGGAAATCGTAGAAGAAGCACCTGTAGTTGAGGAAGTACCGATCGTTGAAGAACAAGAAGCGGAAGAAGTACCAACTGAAACACCAACTGAACAGCCAACTGAAGTAACGGAACCTGTGATTCCATGGGAAGATCCTGTACCACCAGTCCTTCGACAAAGTGCTGAGTTAAGGAAGAATAGTTTACCAAACCTAGATAAATATCGACCTGATCTGATAGCAAATGGGAAAAAAAGTTATATTGAGAAAACGTTAGCGACACAGATTAATCGCACTATTATGTTGGGAGCTGCCGTTGGTTCGAAGACTTCCTTTACTGTGAATGTGCCTACCTATGAGAAGGTCACTCAAGATAAAGATCATGGTTGGATTTCTTGGATAGCAAGTAATCTAACCACAACGGATGATTATCCATACGATACGATGTATTATGGGAATCATTCATCTTACCGCGGAACGTATACGTTAACGATTCCATCTGATCAAAGTGTCAATGGGTACCAAGTGACGGTTACGAAGCCGAGTATTTCTTCTTATGCCGCATCTTTTACCGTCACGATCACTAGGCTGGCATCGACCAGTGCAAAAGAAGATCGATTAGTACTTAACGGAGACGTGAAACTAGGGACGACGGCTGTAGCCTCCCAATACTCTGTTTTAGACTCGATCCCGATCGAAGATGTTTCGTATGTCAATGCTTTGCTGGGAACGATTACAGTGAAGAAAGAGCAACCTGAATTTGAGATCAAAAATGAAGTGACCGTTGAAGCACAAAGAGGAAAAGAACTATCTACGAGCATCCTAAAATCGTGGTTTTCTACGATATCGGAGAATTCAGGGAATTATGACTATAGTCTGTCTTCCGGACCGGCAGAATGGGCACCTGGAGCAACTGGAAAAGCTACAGTTATTGTCAAAAATAAAACAACGAATAACACGCAAGAATTTACGACTAACTATACTGTTGTAGATACTACTGCACCAAAATACACAGTAATCAGGGATGCACCATTGGAGGCTAGACGAAAAGGGAGTCTCACTGATGAAGAACTAAGGAGTATATTTGAAAAACTAGAAGATAACTGGAGTAAACCGGAGGATCTCCAGATTGAGTTATTTGATTATAACGGTTCCAACGTTCCTTGGGAGATTGCTGGGACTCAACCAGATGTTGAAATTGTCAAGGTACGTGTGACCGACCAAGCAGGGAATGCTGCTACGGGAAGTGGTTATCGTATCCAAGTGGTTGATACTACGCCTCCTGATGGGAAACTAAAAGACAAAATCGTGATTGAACAAGGAATGGAACTGAAAGATTTAAGAGATTTACTAGAGGGTGATCCAACCGACAATTGGTCCTTGCCAGAAAAAATCAGTCTTTCGTTGG harbors:
- a CDS encoding pilin N-terminal domain-containing protein; its protein translation is MQKKRMFQWLLLGLLLVTGFFPYRGYATDPETVTFILHKRVLVDESITDPQTSPSNGRQLTEDELANLNGLGLSVPYNGATFHVYHLTDYYLQAQEDAQALAKRLGQMNPIQIEQFIAEQQLEEVTGSPVLTQTHAEFGEGVGVVDVPRKHNGHYGIYLIVEDHSQQTSYFNVTNAAPIMIGLPLMDPLNEVELTQIHLYPKNAGYFRQPYFYKYGKEEDSEQTEPLEGVIFSLFRYNEAGEKIYLAQNQEALGDVWKQSDDPLNDEAIATFISDAAGRVKIADHFLIGGEYYFEELQTLPGYEISEENRQIPLFIPNTWKNESGEFLFMTLNEQKMSEPFSDEQDESVEKGPRIYNISRAGESQKDDDLPTDDGSGQGGTATGTEQLFNRLLPRTAEMRQALAILGIALLLLAYLLRKYMNKTRREEDD
- a CDS encoding SpaH/EbpB family LPXTG-anchored major pilin, whose protein sequence is MTESKKNKFRIFVMLATLLFSAFSLLGMSLPVAAAPEHVNVTLHKRVWQDEIPKEAYQQNTGELMENFGGDPLDGVTFSVYDVTEQYFRSIREDGKTAREALERIQSDAALYKRAPDYASGPSQTQVTATASGETDPNRQGIAVFDQLPRKDAQGRDAVYLFVEEESPANIYEMAYPLLLALPVYAGDGELTEIHLYPKNILKEHSKTLVDSGRFNEVTITQEGNQVTYYDVGTDDILNYLLTVAVPRDLGNKAFFEITDTPTNGLRLTTPDSIEVLIDGVAVPSSYFTIDTATPNGGFTITFHIDNEEVVELLQGKTLTISYDMSLTGDAITQLSDNTATIDFGSDPTILDGPKVKTNEHQFRKINSHDGNPLSGAVFRIFKDSDGQVLYARLNEENVLIGWDDVGTEITSGPDGYFDIRGFKAGTYTLEEVTAPSGYVILDPYTTFEIDSTASETLLVTIENQPQGLLPETGGMGIYIFLLIGGLILLAAYVVYRQTKKSQCKQVLKEGISNVPKTATKKVASDRDVSPFFNRWVNCELSFLCQCLQPTR
- a CDS encoding class C sortase; the protein is MSQKQRPKKWLRIVMYLLFLTGGLIASYPFYVNAFNQLVDHYRINESQKTKAEQQQARERAKKYNQELAERGMGAITLPTYTGRKEADLANYLANHLIGSIQIPKIRVSVPLFDHASPTILQYGAGVLEGTSYPTGGKNNHSVISAHSGIPERKLFTDLDQLELEDIFIITYAEEKLAYEVNDITIVSPDDVSSLKIYPEEDLVTLVTCTPYMINSHRLLVRGHRVPYTEELAQKEADAEQRQWWLNLMILLILLLFVGSLSLFILRVIREKPIE
- a CDS encoding class I SAM-dependent methyltransferase gives rise to the protein MLQTALHFSHTLLTEILQPGDHAIDATMGNGYDTLFMAELVGKTGHVYSFDIQPAALQSTKEKLAEQALTDRVSLYLQGHETLGNVVAPEQPIKAGIFNLGYLPKSDKAIITLPETTKIAMEEILKRLAPRGRMIIVVYYGHEGGKSELDMVQQFCQRLPQDQYNVLNYQFINQKNNPPILYCVEKKKC
- a CDS encoding TIGR01212 family radical SAM protein (This family includes YhcC from E. coli K-12, an uncharacterized radical SAM protein.), yielding MEFTYSDGNKRYHSWNYALRNEFGGKIFKVPIDGGFDCPNRDGTVAHGGCTFCSVSGSGDMIVAPEDPLPIQFHKEIDMMHQKWPGVTQYIVYFQNFTNTHAPVEIIRERFEQVINLPGVVGLSIGTRPDCLPDAVVDYLAELNERLYLWVELGLQTTFEETSTLINRAHDYQTYLDGVNKLRKHGIRVCTHLINGLPGETLEMMRENVRRTILDSDIQGIKLHLMHLMRKTRMLRDYHEGRLQLMTRPDYVNVICDQLEMIPQEIIIHRLTGDAPWDSLIGPMWSLKKWEVLNAIDEELVRRNSYQGKFDVRKGVRC
- a CDS encoding phosphatase PAP2 family protein, with amino-acid sequence MKQRTTFHVAGACFLLLFLVLGYIVKYRISLLAGFDQSITEMIRAPYPHWNAYQLFMTKFGNPLTVILVFLLVSFLLWWKKKRPEMIWLAVNFIAIAGIINPVIKLFVMRVRPTLEHLVVEHSYSFPSGHAAGSMILYGTLIFLIPVIIQKKVFRPLIQILLAFIIVSVGISRIYLGVHFPSDILGGFLLSLSWLCFTYPIYRTQKEKWLNTQKTS